In Phragmites australis chromosome 17, lpPhrAust1.1, whole genome shotgun sequence, the following are encoded in one genomic region:
- the LOC133896611 gene encoding LOW QUALITY PROTEIN: glucomannan 4-beta-mannosyltransferase 1-like (The sequence of the model RefSeq protein was modified relative to this genomic sequence to represent the inferred CDS: deleted 2 bases in 1 codon), which yields MTPRIRPRELVEVECARWAGKGVRIQYENRSNRNGYKAGAMREGLKKHYAKECEFVAIFDADFQPDADFLRRTVPLLQRDPGVALVQARWRFVNADDCILTRIQEMSLNYHFAVEQEVGSACHAFFGFNGTAGVWRIAALADAGGWKERTTVEDMDLAVRASLRGWHFVYTGDLAVRNELPSTFRAYRYQQHRWSCGPANLLRKVLPEILRSERVSPWKKLHLIYAFFVVRKVVAHLVTFLFYCVVIPACVLVQGDVRVPKYVAMYVPAVITLLNAACTPRSWHLLIFWILFENVMSMHRSKAAVIGLLEASRANEWVVTDKLGNGKATAPPPTRKKKKQQPPPARKRLCSREVHVLELVMGACLLYCAVYDMVFFGRDHFYIYLLLQSAAAFVVGFGYVGAFVPS from the exons ATGACTCCACGGATCCGGCCA AGAGAGCTTGTTGAGGTTGAGTGCGCGCGCTGGGCGGGCAAGGGCGTGCGCATCCAGTACGAGAACCGCAGCAACCGCAACGGGTACAAGGCCGGCGCCATGCGCGAGGGCCTCAAGAAGCACTACGCCAAGGAGTGCGAGTTCGTGGCCATCTTCGACGCCGACTTCCAGCCCGACGCCGACTTCCTCCGCCGCACCGTGCCGCTGCTGCAGCGCGACCCCGGGGTGGCGCTGGTGCAGGCCCGCTGGCGCTTCGTCAACGCCGACGACTGCATCCTCACGCGCATCCAGGAGATGTCCCTCAACTACCACTTCGCCGTGGAGCAGGAGGTGGGCTCCGCTTGCCATGCCTTCTTCGGCTTCAATGGCACCGCCGGCGTGTGGCGAATCGCCGCGCTGGCGGACGCGGGCGGCTGGAAGGAGCGCACCACCGTCGAGGACATGGACCTGGCCGTGCGCGCCAGCCTCCGCGGGTGGCACTTCGTCTACACCGGCGACCTGGCCGTGCGCAACGAGCTGCCCAGCACCTTCAGGGCGTACCGCTACCAGCAGCACCGGTGGTCGTGCGGTCCCGCCAACCTGCTCCGCAAG GTGCTCCCGGAGATCCTGCGCAGCGAACGGGTGTCGCCGTGGAAGAAGCTGCACCTCATCTACGCCTTCTTCGTCGTCAGGAAGGTGGTGGCGCacctcgtcaccttcctcttcTATTGCGTCGTCATCCCGGCCTGCGTGCTCGTGCAGGGCGACGTGCGCGTGCCCAAGTACGTGGCCATGTACGTGCCGGCCGTCATCACGCTGCTCAACGCCGCCTGCACGCCCAGGTCCTGGCACCTGCTCATCTTCTGGATCCTCTTCGAGAACGTCATGTCCATGCACCGCTCCAAGGCCGCCGTCATCGGCCTGCTCGAGGCCAGCCGCGCCAACGAGTGGGTCGTCACCGACAAGCTCGGCAACGGCAAGGCTACCGCTCCACCTCcaacgaggaagaagaagaagcagcagccgccgccggcgagaAAGAGGCTATGCAGCCGGGAGGTGCATGTTCTGGAGCTCGTGATGGGGGCGTGCCTGCTCTACTGCGCCGTCTACGACATGGTCTTCTTCGGCCGAGACCACTTCTACATCTACCTGCTCCTGCAGTCCGCGGCGGCCTTCGTCGTCGGCTTCGGTTACGTCGGCGCATTCGTGCCCTCCTGA
- the LOC133896613 gene encoding uncharacterized protein LOC133896613: MDVILTFVNAFRKAIGKATDNPEVVEAIGVPIVRGPWYDASLAGGHRRRSVSCTFPVSGPHGSGFLQIKAIRNGEDGLLSFLRHHDWEILTMEAHLHVPSYGDKQKTLVKVNLASNRGPSGTRGEYEQPECCERICRQDHARRKKQQAASTT, from the exons ATGGATGTAATACTTACATTCGTGAATGCTTTCAGGAAGGCAATTGGGAAGGCTACTGATAACCCAGAGGTTGTAGAAGCAATTGGGGTGCCTATAGTTAGAGGACCATGGTATGATGCTTCTCTTGCCGGGGGCCATCGACGGAGATCTGTTTCATGTACATTCCCTGTATCTGGTCCACATGGGTCAGGATTTTTGCAGATTAAGGCTATCCGAAATGGAG AGGatggtcttctttcctttttgcGGCATCACGACTGGGAGATACTTACCATGGAAGCTCATTTGCATGTGCCTTCATATGGTGACAAGCAGAAGACACTAGTTAAGGTGAATCTTGCAAGCAATCGCGGTCCTTCTGGTACTCGTGGGGAATATGAGCAACCTGAGTGTTGTGAACGCATTTGTCGGCAAGACCACGCGCGAAGGAAGAAGCAGCAGGCGGCGTCCACAACTTAA
- the LOC133897334 gene encoding uclacyanin 1-like: protein MQLYISTQTQPQGSATHRSIDLLCSLDRPFQQKAAAMARISSRSGVLAVAAVMAAAVFGMASAATYNVGEPGGSWDLQTNYANWVSSKRFHPGDQIVFKYSPQAHDVLEVNKAAYDSCSTSNPIATHNSGNDAIALTSPGTRYFICGFPTHCTNGMKLKIDVLPGATSISPAPAGAPNANSPPPPSAPASAATKGAAATGFGLAVMLAAGLMA from the exons ATGCAGCTATATATATCCACGCAAACCCAACCCCAAGGATCAGCCACCCATCGATCAATCGATCTCCTCTGCTCGCTCGATCGCCCCTTCCAGCAGAAAGCAGCTGCCATGGCAAGAATCAGCAGCAGATCTGGAGTTCTTGCCGTCGCGGCCGTCATGGCAGCAGCCGTGTTCGGCATGGCGTCGGCGGCGACCTACAACGTCGGCGAGCCGGGAGGCTCCTGGGACCTGCAGACCAACTACGCCAACTGGGTCTCCTCCAAGAGGTTCCACCCCGGTGACCAGATCG TGTTCAAGTACTCGCCTCAGGCCCACGACGTGCTGGAGGTGAACAAGGCGGCCTACGACTCCTGCTCCACTTCCAATCCCATCGCCACCCACAACTCCGGCAACGACGCCATCGCCCTCACCTCCCCCGGCACCCGCTACTTCATCTGCGGCTTCCCTACCCACTGCACCAACGGCATGAAGCTCAAGATCGACGTCCTGCCAGGGGCCACATCGATATCCCCCGCCCCGGCCGGTGCTCCCAACGCCAActctccgccgcctccgtcgGCGCCCGCTTCCGCCGCTACCaagggcgccgccgccaccggttTCGGTCTCGCCGTCATGCTCGCCGCCGGCCTCATGGCCTAA